Proteins from a single region of Desulfolutivibrio sulfoxidireducens:
- the asnB gene encoding asparagine synthase (glutamine-hydrolyzing), producing MCGIFAWADPEGPPGNVVDPVLRSLAHRGPDGHGIHEEPGVILLHTRLAVIDVAGGRQPLANEDGGVWVTFNGEIYNFKELRADLVARGHRFATASDTEVLVHLYEDEGEAFLPRLNGMFAFALWDAKKRVLLAARDRFGVKPLYMARVGDGLVLASECKALIAAMGRAPRPDPVALDSFFTHRFVKGPETAFADIACVPPGRYVRWEDGRMAEGVFWDPLAQAPAPAMDPGQAVEEYRRLLLLAVDRQLMSDVPLGMFLSGGLDSGTVCAAMAAQGKRPETFTVGFENQVDERDQAGRIAAHFHTDHHAFTLHRADLDLLPRLQWHLDNPFGDVIILPTFVLAREARRKVTVALTGEGADETLGGYIHQKALWRLSATPLASGPWMGLVARAVSLLPVSWLDRLFEYPASMGLEGRRRLADLLAARGDVERYFTFVSLFSPAEKDRLYAPAMAEAARRSRDRERTAAILSRRDLDPFQRLILAELTTWLADNILFKIDKICMACGLEGRFPYLDNDLADFALSLPRAMKLRGGVNKFVLRQAAEALLPGLLDRGKKAFYFSVAAMFPEVYATWLDGVLTRERVERTGLLRWEFVRDLKMRQRRPSLLGEKQLLSLVCFLEWHDQFFA from the coding sequence ATGTGCGGCATCTTCGCCTGGGCCGACCCCGAGGGGCCGCCCGGGAACGTCGTCGATCCCGTCCTGCGCTCCCTGGCCCACCGGGGCCCGGATGGACATGGCATCCACGAGGAACCGGGGGTCATCCTGCTGCATACCCGGCTGGCCGTCATCGACGTGGCCGGCGGCCGCCAGCCCCTGGCCAACGAGGACGGCGGGGTGTGGGTGACCTTCAACGGCGAGATCTACAATTTCAAGGAACTGCGCGCCGATCTGGTGGCCCGGGGGCACCGCTTCGCCACGGCCAGCGACACCGAGGTCCTGGTCCATCTCTACGAGGACGAGGGCGAGGCCTTTTTGCCGCGCCTTAACGGCATGTTCGCCTTTGCCCTGTGGGACGCGAAAAAGCGGGTGCTCCTGGCCGCCCGGGACCGTTTCGGGGTCAAACCCCTGTATATGGCCCGGGTGGGGGACGGCCTGGTCCTGGCCTCGGAGTGCAAGGCCCTGATCGCGGCCATGGGCCGCGCGCCCCGGCCCGATCCCGTGGCCCTGGACTCCTTTTTCACCCACCGCTTCGTCAAGGGCCCGGAAACGGCCTTCGCGGACATCGCCTGCGTGCCGCCCGGGCGCTATGTGCGCTGGGAGGACGGCCGGATGGCCGAGGGGGTCTTCTGGGACCCCCTGGCCCAGGCCCCGGCCCCGGCCATGGACCCGGGCCAGGCCGTGGAGGAGTACCGCCGGCTGCTGCTTTTGGCCGTGGACCGGCAACTGATGTCCGATGTGCCTCTGGGCATGTTTCTGTCCGGCGGGCTGGACTCCGGGACCGTGTGCGCGGCCATGGCCGCCCAGGGCAAGCGTCCTGAAACCTTCACTGTGGGATTTGAAAACCAGGTGGACGAGCGGGACCAGGCCGGCCGTATCGCCGCGCATTTTCATACCGACCACCACGCCTTCACCCTGCACCGGGCCGATCTGGACCTTTTGCCCCGGCTGCAGTGGCATCTGGACAACCCCTTTGGCGACGTCATCATCCTGCCCACCTTCGTCCTGGCCCGGGAGGCGCGGCGCAAGGTCACGGTGGCCCTGACCGGCGAGGGCGCGGACGAGACCCTGGGCGGCTACATCCACCAGAAGGCCCTGTGGCGCCTGTCCGCCACCCCCTTGGCCAGCGGGCCGTGGATGGGGCTTGTGGCCCGGGCCGTGTCGCTTTTGCCCGTGTCCTGGCTGGACCGGCTCTTCGAATATCCGGCCTCCATGGGCCTTGAGGGCCGGCGCAGGCTGGCGGACCTTCTGGCCGCGCGGGGGGATGTGGAGCGCTATTTCACCTTCGTGAGCCTTTTTTCCCCGGCGGAGAAGGACCGGCTGTACGCCCCGGCCATGGCCGAGGCGGCCCGGCGTTCCCGGGACCGGGAGCGCACGGCGGCCATCCTTTCGCGCCGGGACCTGGACCCCTTCCAGCGCCTGATCCTGGCCGAACTGACCACCTGGCTTGCGGACAACATCCTTTTCAAGATCGACAAGATCTGCATGGCCTGCGGCCTGGAGGGGCGTTTCCCGTACCTGGACAACGATCTGGCCGACTTCGCCCTGAGCCTGCCCCGGGCCATGAAGCTTCGCGGCGGCGTGAACAAGTTCGTCCTGCGCCAGGCGGCCGAGGCCCTGCTGCCCGGGCTTCTGGACCGGGGCAAAAAGGCCTTCTACTTTTCCGTGGCGGCCATGTTCCCGGAGGTCTACGCGACCTGGCTGGACGGGGTGCTCACCAGGGAGCGGGTGGAGCGCACGGGCCTTTTGCGCTGGGAGTTCGTGCGCGACCTCAAGATGCGGCAGCGGCGGCCGAGCCTTCTGGGCGAAAAACAACTCCTGAGCCTGGTGTGTTTCCTGGAGTGGCATGATCAATTTTTTGCGTAG
- a CDS encoding glycosyltransferase family 2 protein — translation MDHNVSIILPTFNEEDCLESLIGRIRAVNPDWEIIVADDASTDRSAEVATRCGATVVRHTYNLGNGAAVRTGAAAASRDTLVFMDADGQHPPEIIPRLLESMRGYDMLVASRTRESTTRRFRNFGNAMLRMVASRLSGWDIPDLTSGFRVVRRECFFEFAHLFPLRYSYPTTITMAMLCSGRFVRFEAAPEITSRKAGESNIHPLRDGLRFLKIIVRIVMLFHPARIFLPLASTIFGLGVVSALLQLYFTGGIHNLSLFLLQTGVITFLVALISEQISMLRISHRSWGRRKDASGDDA, via the coding sequence ATGGATCACAACGTCTCCATCATCCTCCCCACGTTCAACGAGGAGGACTGCCTCGAATCGCTGATCGGCCGCATCCGGGCGGTCAACCCGGACTGGGAGATCATCGTGGCCGACGACGCCTCCACGGACCGTTCCGCAGAGGTGGCCACGCGCTGCGGGGCCACGGTGGTCCGGCACACCTACAACCTGGGCAACGGGGCCGCGGTGCGCACCGGGGCCGCCGCCGCCAGCCGCGACACCCTGGTGTTCATGGACGCCGATGGCCAGCATCCGCCGGAGATCATCCCCCGGCTGCTCGAATCCATGCGCGGCTACGACATGCTGGTGGCCTCGCGGACCCGGGAGTCCACGACGCGGAGGTTTCGCAACTTCGGCAACGCCATGCTCCGGATGGTGGCCTCGCGGCTGTCGGGCTGGGACATCCCGGACCTGACCAGCGGCTTTCGGGTGGTCCGGCGGGAGTGCTTTTTCGAGTTCGCCCATCTTTTCCCCCTGCGCTATTCCTATCCCACCACCATCACCATGGCCATGCTGTGCTCGGGGCGGTTCGTGAGGTTCGAGGCCGCGCCGGAGATCACCAGCCGCAAGGCCGGGGAGAGCAACATCCATCCCCTGCGCGACGGCCTGCGGTTTCTCAAGATCATCGTGCGCATCGTCATGCTCTTCCACCCGGCCCGGATCTTTCTGCCCCTGGCCTCGACCATTTTCGGGTTGGGGGTGGTCTCCGCCCTTTTGCAACTGTATTTCACCGGAGGCATCCACAACCTCTCGCTTTTTCTGCTCCAGACCGGGGTGATCACCTTCCTGGTGGCCCTGATCTCCGAGCAGATCAGCATGCTGCGCATCTCCCACCGCTCCTGGGGCCGGCGCAAGGACGCCTCCGGGGACGACGCCTGA